In Clostridium omnivorum, the DNA window CTTATTACATCAGGTTGATAACCTGCTTCGCCATTTAAAGCTATAATTTGTTCATTTAGTGATCCTTTTCTTGACCACCATTTTTCGATGATAGCTACTCTATCATTTGGAATTATTCTAAATCCGGAAAGCCAGATTAGAAGCAGTAAGGCAATAATGCCAATACCAATTTTGATAAGTGTAGATACTTCCATAAAACTCATGATTAAATAACCCCCCATAGGTCTATTTTATTGTAGTGAATATCACTTATACCGACAATATGTATCATATTAAGTGGTATTAAATATCACTACATATATTATTATATTCCCTCATATCTGATATCACAATCTTGAACTTAGACAATAGTAAAATACAGAACATTACTTTGAATAGATAATTGAATTATAAGTTAGGTTTACTTAAGTTTGCTTGTTTTTGCTTCAATTATCATGGTAATTAAAAATAAAAGAGTGTAATTTTTAATTACACTCTTTTGGATTCCCAAGTACCTTTATGATAAGAAATATATATTACCACAAGTTCTACAAGTTCTGCTATTAAATAGCTGAGCCAAACGAAGGCTATAGGTAAATGAAGAAGATATATAATTGCAAATAGTAAAGGAACTTGTACTCCCCACCTAGCTATAATACTTGATATAAGAAAGGGAATATTATGGCCAGAGCCCGAAAAAACAGAACCAAGACCCATAAATATGCCGGAAGCTATAAGTCCAGGAGTTACAATTCTAAGCATAGGTATACCAGCTTCTATAACATCAGGGCTATCAATAAATATTGCCATAATGGTTTTAGGAAAAATTAGTGCAGCTAGACTAATGATAATCATCAGCACAACGTTTATAATTACAGCCTCTCTAACGGTGGATTTAGCCCTCTTTATATCATGGCCACCAAGACACTGACCAACTATTGCGCTGCTCCCCATTGCAAAACCCACAAGTGGCATAAACGCAAAGCCAAACAATCTATTTCCAATTCCAATGGCAGCTACTGCAGAAGTGCCGTATAGGGATACTAATTTTAATGTTACCAGGCCTGATAGATTTCTTAAAAGTACTTCAAAGCCAGAGGGAAGTCCTATAGTTACAAGCTTCCAATCGATTTCTTTATTGAGCTTAAATAATCCTTTTATCGATGGTTTAATCTTTGTTTTTCCAGACATCAAAATATAAAAACCTACAATAAATGAAAAGCTAATGGAAATAACTGTAGCAAGACCTGCACCAAAGACCCCTAAATTGAACCCAGGAAGATTTATAAAAGGTATAGTTTTAAACATAAAAATAGGATCTAGTATTATGTTTAAAACTGCTGCTATTGCCATAAAAATCATTGGCCTTTTGGCATCTCCTAAACATCTAAGCGCAGTATTTACAGTATATGAAGAAAACATTATAGGTAAAAAGAATATTCTAATATACCCAAAGTCTAGTGCAGCTTTTAAAACCTCTTGGTCACTAGAGAAAAAGTGAAGAAGTGGTTTTAAAATCATTATAATAATTAAACTTGCTATTACAGCAACTAGTGCCTTAAAAGTAAAGGTTTGTTCTACAGCAAGCTTTGTTCTTTCTTCATCTCCGCTTCCATAGCTTTGAGATATAATTGATATAGAACTTGTTCCTATTATTTCATTCAATACCTCTACAAGCCAAAAGATGGTAGCAAATATTGTTACTCCAGCTACTGCAGAGGCAGAAATTCTTCCTATCCAAATAATATCAATAATATCATATACGGATTGGAATACGAAGCCAAGCATAGTTGGAATTGACATCTTAAGTAGATTTTCAAGAATGTTTCCTTGGAGCAGCTCACGTGAATCAGTTTTACCCATAAGAATACCTCCATAAATAAGAAATACACTAATAATGTTATCATAAACTATGTATACTAATAAAGTATATTCTTGAAAATATTAGAAAACTTTAAGTGTTATAAAAATATAAAATATATTTAAATAAAAAAGTAGAGAGCATCCAATATAGATGCTCTCCAGCAAATTACCTTATTTTAAACCTTGTTCATAGGATTCAACCATTTTCTTAACCATTTGGCCACCTACTGAACCATTTTCTCTGGAAGTAAGGTCTCCATTGTATCCTTGGCTTAGGTTAACTCCAACTTCTCTAGCTGCTTCCATCTTGAAATTGTTAAGTCCTTCTCTAGCTTGTGGTACTAAAACTCTATTACTTCTACTTGACATAATTTTGTCCTCCTTAATATGTTCAAATTTTAATCTTAGTGTTAGTTAATATGAACCTATATGATAAGCAATTGGTAACCTTCACTTAAGATTAATTTAATTTTGTAATTATAATTTGCTCAAAATTGAATATAATACTCTATGAGATTATAGGAAATAGAGTCAAGCTATAGCCAAGGATGGTTACTGAAAACAATTAATGAATAACATGGAAAAAGCAGCTATAAAGCTGCTAAATTTTTATTTAATCTAATGTAATTTTTTAATTTGCAATAGGCTTACTTTTTATATAAACTCTAAAGATTAACTCCTCGACCAAAGAAAAGATGCTTGAGGTTATAAAATACAAACCTAAAGCTACAGGAGCTTTTATAGTAATAAAGAGACTTACAGTACTTCCAACAAGGCTGTTTATAATTGTAGCTAGCTTAGAAGTTTTTTCAGTCTTATAAGCCTTCATATACTGTGCTGCTGGAAGAAAATTTGGAAGCATTACTGAAATGGTATATAGTACAGGAATTATATAAAATTTATCTACAGCCTTAAGATTAGATACCCAAGGAACTATTACAGTGCTTACTTCCATAGGAATTTTCAATACTACATTATAGAGAGTAAAAATAATGGGAAGCTGCATGAAACTAACCAGGCATCCAAGATAAGTTTTAGAATTTTCCTTATAAAATTCTTGTAGTTCTGATTCCAACTTTTTTGGGTTCGATTTGTATTTTTCCTTTAATTCATTTATTTTCACAGAGATCTTTTGCTGCTTAACCATATTTATTTTCTGCTTTAAAGATAGAGGCATTAGTAATAATCTTACTAGTATTGTTAAGATTACTATTGCAATTCCAAAATCCTTTGTAAATAGAAATAAGTTGTTTAATAAAAAACTTAAAAAATCAAAAATAATATTCATTTTTTGCTCCCCTTCTTCTAATATTACATGATAACATCATGCTTATTAAAAGAGAAAGCTGTAGCGCCATATCTCATATTTTTCAAATACAAAAAAATCTATTGGACTTAATTTCCTTGAATAATTAAGTGCATAAGAAAGTTTCTTGTATACTAGGCTGCTATGTATTTTATAAATAGTTTTTTTATATGAATACTTTATATATGAAAATATTACAGAAATTGAAGTAATAATTAATATTAAGTTAATGAAATTTAAAGCATCTAGCTTCATGGTGTTCACTCCTGTAAGTTTACTACAATATAGATATTATGATACTCTAAAGAAAGAAATAATCAAGTCTGTATTAAATAGTTAACATTAATTTAATAAGTGTTTAATTATACTGCATATATTATAATACGAATTTTTACATACAAAAAATCCTTACATCATATATGATATAAGGATTTAATTGGCATAATTCTAAACTTTTTCTACTGATAATGATAATAAATTATAACAATAACTTATTATATCACTTCTCTTAACTATTCCGATAAAGGCGTTTCTATCATCAACTACTGGAACAAAGTTTTGATTTATAGAAGTTAATATTAAATCTTCAATATTAGCATTAATGTATACTGGTTTATTATGCACATGTCTCTCTATTTGATTTAAAAGTATTCTATTAGTATTTTGGAAATTTAATTCAGGAGTGTTTTTTAGCTTCCAGAGTAAATCCCCTTCGGTTAGTGTGCCAATATAAGAGCCATCATCATCAACAAGTGGTATTGAAGTATATCTATGATGTTCCATACTTTCAAGTGCCTGCCTCATTGTTGAGTTAGGTGTTAAGTATACCACATCTTCTTTAGGTGTGATAAAAAAGGCGATATTCATTAAAATTCCTCCTTGTAGTAGGAAATAATATTTTTCTAAATTTAAATTCAACACAATTAAATTCTAACATACAACAATGTATAGGTCAAAGGAAGTAATTAATACTGTTTTAAGTGTTAAAACTTACTAAGCCTAATTAGCTTTAAATATTATGTCCAATCTAATGCTTATGCATTAAGGCTTAAATTATTGCTTGTCTTTAAAGATTTTTTGAAAATTAACAAAATTTTCAGGCTTTTAATATGCATTTATATTATAATAGTATGTATAAATTTAGTGCGGGAAGCCAAACAAGATAACTTGAAATATTAAATCATAGGAGTTAATTTTATGAAAGAGAATAGAGAGGTATTAGAAAAATTAAAGAAACTTGAACCAGTATTATGGGAAAATAATGACTATATAGATGCAGCTGCAGGAATTGACAGTACTAGAATAGATATTAAAAAAGTATATGAAGCAGAAGATAGATTAATAAGATTTGCACCATTAATAAAAAAGTTATTTCCAGAGACAGTAGACGGCATTATTGAATCACCCTTAGTTGAAATTCAAAGCATGAAAAAATCACTAGAAAGCTATTATAATAAAAGCATAGAAGGCAAAATGTTTTTAAAGTGCGACAGCGAACTTAAAATAGCAGGTTCTGTAAAGGCAAGAGGCGGAATATATGAAGTTTTGAAACATGCAGAGGATATTGCTTTAGAATCAGGCAAATTTAGCCTGCAGGATGATTATTCAGTTTTGATGAGTGAAAGCTTTAAAGAGTTATTTTCGACTTATAAAATAGCAGTTGGGTCTACTGGAAACTTAGGGCTCAGCATTGGTATAATGTCTTCTGCCTTAGGATTTAATGTAACTGTGCATATGTCTAGGGATGCTAAAAGGTGGAAAAAGGACTTACTTAGGAGTAAAGGAGTAACGGTAATTGAGTATGAGGAAGACTACAGTAAGGCTGTAGAACAAGGGAGGAAACAATGTACAGGTGATCCAAAAGCATATTTTATTGATGATGAAAATTCCATTGATTTGTTTTTAGGATATAGCATTGCTGCTTTAAGACTTAAGACACAGCTATGGGAGCTGGGACTAACCATTGATGAAGAACATAAGCTTAATCTCTATTTACCTTGCGGAGTAGGAGGAGCACCAGGAGGAATAACTTTTGGAGCAAAGCTGATTTTTGGGAACAATGTTAAATGCTATTTTGTGGAGCCTACCCACGCACCCTGTATGCTGCTTGGACTTCTTACAGGAAGGTATAATAAGGTACATGTTAGAGATTATAATATTGATAATATAACTGAGGCAGATGGATTAGCAGTAGGTTCCCCCTCCAAATTGGTTTCAATGGTTGCAGAGGAACTAATGGATGGGGAGTACACTATACAGGATGAAGAGATGTTTAAGCTTCTGGCACTACTAAGGGATAGTGAAGGGCGAAAGGTAGAAGTATCTGCCGCAGCTTCTTTGCTTGGACCAACACTTTTACAGGCTGATGAAAACACTATACATATTTCTTGGGCAACGGGAGGATTACTTTTACCAGAGCAGGAATATTTAAATGCTTATAAAACTGGAAAGCAGTATTTGCAGCAGAGGTAAATTTAAAATAAATTGATGCTGAAATAGAAAATTTTTTTATAAGGGGTGATAACTGATGTCTTTAAATTTTGCACACAGAGGAGCCAGTGGGGAATATCCTGAAAATACAATGCTGGCATTCCAAAAGGCAGTTGAAATGGGCTGTGATGGAATTGAAACGGATGTTCAATTAACTAAGGATGGAGTGCTTGTCATATGCCATGATGAGCTCTTAGATAGAACTACAGATGGAACTGGTATTTTGGCTGAAAAGACCTATGAGGAGCTAAGCAAGCTAAATGCAGCTGCACAGTGGAAGGATAAATACAAGAATATTAGGATTCCTACATTAGATGAGCTCTTAGAGTTTGCATGTGAAAAAAATATTCTACTGAATATTGAAATAAAGAATAGCGTTATTAATTATAAAAATATAGAAAAAATGATAATTCATAAGCTATATGATTATAAAATTGAGGAAAAGGTTATTATTTCATCCTTTAACCATTATTCTATAGCAAGATGTAGGGCAATAGACAGCTCTATAAAGCTAGGGGTGCTATATTGCAGCAAGCTCTATGAACCTTGGAATTATGCAAAGCAAATAGGCGCTGATGCTCTTCATCCTCTATTTTACACTTTGGATGATGAAGATATTAAGGCTATAAAGAAAGCAAACCTTGCTATTAATACTTATACTGTAAATGAGGAAAAGTACATGAGACAGTTGATAGCATTGGGAATAGATGGGATTATAACTAATTATCCAGATAAGCTAAAAAAAATAATAGAAGAAATGTGATAAATTAATAATATTTGCATATGAGGTTATTATATAAGAAGAAGAATAAAACGAGGTGATACTGTGCCTAAGGTAGGTAAAATAATAAAAGTTGCAGGTTCTTTAGTTGGAATAGCTGCGGAGTATAATATTAAGCTTTCTGGAATAGTAGTTGGAGGCGTGGCTAGACTTGCTAATAAAGATAAGTTTGCAGACAGGGCTGAAGCAGTGACTAATACTATAGGAAATATAGCTAACAAGGGTACAAAGCTTACTACTAGTCTTGCAGGAGATTTAGTGGATTTGACGCTTGATAAAAGTATAAAGATTGTAAAAAAGGTAGGAAAAAGCACAGTTAAAACTGAAGTCAAAATGTATGGAGATACTAAGAACTTTTATGATTCCGAAAAATACATACAGGCTGACTTTGAAATCATAAAGTAACAAACCGGGGAGAGGGGAATAAATATGAATGAAATTTTAGAACTGCTAAAAAGTAGATCATCCTTAAGAAAGTATGAAAATAAGCCAATTTCAAGAGAAGACTTAGACTATATTTTGGAAGGAGCAATGAGAGCTCCAACTGCGGGAAATATGATGATGTATTCCATTATGGTAATTGAGGATCAGGAAAAGAAGGAAATTTTAAGCCACACTTGTGATAATCAGCCTTTTATTGCAAATGCACCAACAATATTAATTTTTGTAGCAGATTTTCAAAAATGGCATGATTATTACAGATATAATGGAGTTGAAGAGTACTGTAAAAAAAATGATTTAGAATTTAACAGACCATCTGAAGGAAGTTTGTTTTTGGCTTTAGGTGATGCAATAATTGCTGCACAAAATGCTGTTATAGCTGCAGAATCCGTAGGAGTTGGCTCCTGCTATATTGGAGATATAGTTGAGCATTATGAAGAACATAAAAAGCTATTAAACCTTCCAGATTATGCTTTTCCCGCTGCTATGCTATGCTTAGGATATTATCCTGAAGGATTAAAGCTTACTCCTAAACCAAGGTTTGATAAAAAGTATATTGTTTTTAATGAAGAATATAAAAGCTTGAATAGTGATGAAATCAAAGATATGTATTCTTCTTTAAACAATAGATTTAGCAGTGAAAATAAGTACAAAGCTGAAAATTATGCTCAAATGCATTATGCTTTTAAAACAGGTTCTGATTTCTCAGAAGAAATGGCACGGTCAATGAGAGAAATAATAAAGATATGGAATGGTAATAAATTATAAAATTTAAACTATAAAATAAAGCCAGAGCATTGCTCTGGCTTAAAATTTTTTTAATACTAGGCTGGTATATCTGTGTTTTCTTTGCTAGTTGCTTTTGATGCTAATGTAATTAAGTATCCTATAAATATTAATATTATAGGTCCACCATAGGTCTTAATTATTGAAACTACGGCATCTTTTGTGCTTTCAGCACCAAGTACATAGTCAAGACCAGCACCAAAGAAACCGGCAACACTTAAAGCAAATACTATACCTGCCATTATATAAGCAGTAGTATTTGACTTAAACATAGTAAATGGTGCTGATTTTCCTCTTTTTCTAAAGCTAACATAGGCAATTGCTAAAATAGCATAAGGAATTATCAATGATAAGGATGAAAGGTCAGTTAATAGTCTAAAGAAATTATCAATAGATTTAAGTCCAACTGCTGGGACTAGTATTAAGACTATAACTACAGCACATTGTGTCCAGAGAGCATTTTTAAGAACTCCATCCTCAGTTTTTTTAGTTAGGAATTTAGGGAAGGTACCATCTGGAACCTCAGAGAACATAGCTCTTATTGGTGATTCCATCCAAACTACATATGCTGCTACTGATGTAATAGTAAGTATAAGAGCATATATCTGAATTACTATTTTACCGCTAAGTCCATAGTTTTCAGCAAGAAGCTTATAAACTACATAGCTTGCATCCTTAAGGCCAGCCTTTTGAATTACTTCTGGAGAAGCAACAAGGCAAGTTGCTATTGAACCAACAACATATGCTAAGGCTACAAATACAGTTGCAAGAATAACTCCCTTAGGGAAGTTCTTTTTAGGGCTGTCCACTTCTTCTATATAAGTACCTGCAACTTCAGCACCTGCAACAGCAAATAAAAGCCAGGAGAAGGTTGAAAAATATGAAGTATTAAATGTAGGAATTACAGTAGAAGCAGTAAATTGTGTAGCTGAAGGTTTTCCGATAAGAAGTCCTATTATTGCACATACAATAAATATTACAGTTACTGCAATAGTAAATCTTCCACCAAAATCGCTTAGCTTTGAGAATTTTTTAACCCCTGTTGTAGCAATTAAGGTAAGTAATATAGCTAGTACTATTCCTATGTAAGGAAGTATATAGGCATTTGCATCATTGAATCTATTCTCTCCAAATATTGCCCAGGATACCATTACTGGTATTCTTGCAAATACCATCTGAAGGTAAAAAAGATTAGCAATAAAATAAGACCAAGTACCGATATAAGCCCATTTAGACCCTAAACCAGTATCAATCCAAGAATAAATTCCTGCTGCCTTTCCATTATTTACGGAAGCAAGCTCAGCAAAAATCCCTGATAAAGGTAAGAAAAATAATACCGAAACAATAAGCCAGGATGGAATAGCTGCTGGTCCAAGTGCTACCGCATTTGTAGTAATGTTACCAAAGCCAAAGGTTGGAACAAAAATTAACATTACTAGACTCCAGAGACCAATTTTTTTTGAATTATCCATATTAGTCCTCCTTTTACAAACTTGTAAACGTTTGTACAAATTATACAAAAAAAGTTTTTGTATGTTTTTAATTCTACTAAATTTTTTTGAAAAATGCAATATAAAAATTATATAGAAGCAACGCAAGAATTAAATATTTAATGAGATTACTTTTAATGGTATAATTGGTAATGGTGTTATATGCAATTGTTAAAGTTAAATTATATGGGGGTACTTAATGGAAAAGAATAATAATCCAATTATGTCTATCAAGGAACTGAGAATGAGCTATGGTGGCGATGATGTCCTTAAAGGTATAGATTTAGATATTTACGAAGGTGAAATTATAGGTTATATAGGACCTAATGGAGCGGGTAAAAGTACTACAGTTAAAATACTGCTGGGAATTATAAATAGTTATAGAGGTTATGTTGAGATTTTTGGAGAGGATATTTCTAAGGGGTCTATTGAATACAAAAAAAGAATAGGGTATGTACCTGAAACTGCAGAGATTTATGATAATCTTACTGCACAGGAATACCTTACTTTTATAGGAGGAATCTATGGTTTATCTTATAATGCTGTAGATGAAAAGGCAAAAAAG includes these proteins:
- a CDS encoding amino acid permease, with translation MDNSKKIGLWSLVMLIFVPTFGFGNITTNAVALGPAAIPSWLIVSVLFFLPLSGIFAELASVNNGKAAGIYSWIDTGLGSKWAYIGTWSYFIANLFYLQMVFARIPVMVSWAIFGENRFNDANAYILPYIGIVLAILLTLIATTGVKKFSKLSDFGGRFTIAVTVIFIVCAIIGLLIGKPSATQFTASTVIPTFNTSYFSTFSWLLFAVAGAEVAGTYIEEVDSPKKNFPKGVILATVFVALAYVVGSIATCLVASPEVIQKAGLKDASYVVYKLLAENYGLSGKIVIQIYALILTITSVAAYVVWMESPIRAMFSEVPDGTFPKFLTKKTEDGVLKNALWTQCAVVIVLILVPAVGLKSIDNFFRLLTDLSSLSLIIPYAILAIAYVSFRKRGKSAPFTMFKSNTTAYIMAGIVFALSVAGFFGAGLDYVLGAESTKDAVVSIIKTYGGPIILIFIGYLITLASKATSKENTDIPA
- a CDS encoding YidC/Oxa1 family membrane protein insertase, which translates into the protein MNIIFDFLSFLLNNLFLFTKDFGIAIVILTILVRLLLMPLSLKQKINMVKQQKISVKINELKEKYKSNPKKLESELQEFYKENSKTYLGCLVSFMQLPIIFTLYNVVLKIPMEVSTVIVPWVSNLKAVDKFYIIPVLYTISVMLPNFLPAAQYMKAYKTEKTSKLATIINSLVGSTVSLFITIKAPVALGLYFITSSIFSLVEELIFRVYIKSKPIAN
- a CDS encoding CBS domain-containing protein; translated protein: MNIAFFITPKEDVVYLTPNSTMRQALESMEHHRYTSIPLVDDDGSYIGTLTEGDLLWKLKNTPELNFQNTNRILLNQIERHVHNKPVYINANIEDLILTSINQNFVPVVDDRNAFIGIVKRSDIISYCYNLLSLSVEKV
- a CDS encoding MATE family efflux transporter; translation: MGKTDSRELLQGNILENLLKMSIPTMLGFVFQSVYDIIDIIWIGRISASAVAGVTIFATIFWLVEVLNEIIGTSSISIISQSYGSGDEERTKLAVEQTFTFKALVAVIASLIIIMILKPLLHFFSSDQEVLKAALDFGYIRIFFLPIMFSSYTVNTALRCLGDAKRPMIFMAIAAVLNIILDPIFMFKTIPFINLPGFNLGVFGAGLATVISISFSFIVGFYILMSGKTKIKPSIKGLFKLNKEIDWKLVTIGLPSGFEVLLRNLSGLVTLKLVSLYGTSAVAAIGIGNRLFGFAFMPLVGFAMGSSAIVGQCLGGHDIKRAKSTVREAVIINVVLMIIISLAALIFPKTIMAIFIDSPDVIEAGIPMLRIVTPGLIASGIFMGLGSVFSGSGHNIPFLISSIIARWGVQVPLLFAIIYLLHLPIAFVWLSYLIAELVELVVIYISYHKGTWESKRV
- a CDS encoding nitroreductase family protein, which translates into the protein MNEILELLKSRSSLRKYENKPISREDLDYILEGAMRAPTAGNMMMYSIMVIEDQEKKEILSHTCDNQPFIANAPTILIFVADFQKWHDYYRYNGVEEYCKKNDLEFNRPSEGSLFLALGDAIIAAQNAVIAAESVGVGSCYIGDIVEHYEEHKKLLNLPDYAFPAAMLCLGYYPEGLKLTPKPRFDKKYIVFNEEYKSLNSDEIKDMYSSLNNRFSSENKYKAENYAQMHYAFKTGSDFSEEMARSMREIIKIWNGNKL
- a CDS encoding D-serine ammonia-lyase, whose translation is MKENREVLEKLKKLEPVLWENNDYIDAAAGIDSTRIDIKKVYEAEDRLIRFAPLIKKLFPETVDGIIESPLVEIQSMKKSLESYYNKSIEGKMFLKCDSELKIAGSVKARGGIYEVLKHAEDIALESGKFSLQDDYSVLMSESFKELFSTYKIAVGSTGNLGLSIGIMSSALGFNVTVHMSRDAKRWKKDLLRSKGVTVIEYEEDYSKAVEQGRKQCTGDPKAYFIDDENSIDLFLGYSIAALRLKTQLWELGLTIDEEHKLNLYLPCGVGGAPGGITFGAKLIFGNNVKCYFVEPTHAPCMLLGLLTGRYNKVHVRDYNIDNITEADGLAVGSPSKLVSMVAEELMDGEYTIQDEEMFKLLALLRDSEGRKVEVSAAASLLGPTLLQADENTIHISWATGGLLLPEQEYLNAYKTGKQYLQQR
- a CDS encoding glycerophosphodiester phosphodiesterase; translation: MSLNFAHRGASGEYPENTMLAFQKAVEMGCDGIETDVQLTKDGVLVICHDELLDRTTDGTGILAEKTYEELSKLNAAAQWKDKYKNIRIPTLDELLEFACEKNILLNIEIKNSVINYKNIEKMIIHKLYDYKIEEKVIISSFNHYSIARCRAIDSSIKLGVLYCSKLYEPWNYAKQIGADALHPLFYTLDDEDIKAIKKANLAINTYTVNEEKYMRQLIALGIDGIITNYPDKLKKIIEEM
- a CDS encoding alpha/beta-type small acid-soluble spore protein; the encoded protein is MSSRSNRVLVPQAREGLNNFKMEAAREVGVNLSQGYNGDLTSRENGSVGGQMVKKMVESYEQGLK